The following proteins come from a genomic window of Scomber japonicus isolate fScoJap1 chromosome 4, fScoJap1.pri, whole genome shotgun sequence:
- the LOC128357274 gene encoding prickle-like protein 2 yields the protein MSLEMEKTITKLMYDFQRNSTSDDDSGCALEEYAWVPPGLSPEQVHQYYNSLPEEKVPYINSPGEKYRIKQLLHQLPPHDNEVRYCNAMDEEEKRELKLFSNQRKKENLGRGNVRPFPLTINGAICEKCGGQINGGDIVVFAVRAGHGKCWHPHCFVCSMCEELLVDLIYFYQDGKIYCGRHHAERLKPRCCACDEIIFADECTEAEGRHWHMKHFCCYECETTLGGQRYIMKDGRPHCCNCFESLYAEYCDACGEHIGIDQGQMTYDGQHWHATEECFCCARCKRSLLGRPFLPKQGQIFCSRSCSAGQDPDESDSSDSAFQSARSRESRHSTKIGKKERRNAEQERRSAEARQSAPPPMPDRLSAEIDPLSVQMDRLSLSSSQTPSRTPNRTPSRTPSRAPSLNQVWMSRDDPYVPAAAYEGPQREPSPTTTSIHLLGQCNPRQGYNPNANPHPPAQTPANPGKRPDSWGKEQGNAKRTPMAALRGHSFNENWIHHSQDEFRPNKLRTQMSFNEMSSQNQGFSDKRSISLHGFQRDGRPPLTRRNPINAMSFNEPLTPLEQTPRGSMDSLTMSNATGNSLDGGSRRQEHLSRFSMPDLSKDSGVNVSEKSNMGTLSSSVQFHSTESLSSSRPYNNNMYTPLRVGYPLQYWDGPQPLGFDSKGRVGVMGSSGNLRMAPMSDRMPRRRINGQEPVTQQQQPQPRRRKHHRGNHGNGQHRSGRHHKRSRRSRSDNALHLVADRPAQMLEPPYRRVQEDYDRFPSGHAARELFGLEPGAYRQQPHRPCPRTTSDLTLQNAGWQPVGLGGPCWGDGYMEAADPWCSSCSSSSESEGDEGYFLGEPIPRPVQLCYINNEELRHRYSPSGIVGHHGPLHGPIHGQLHNRQRRKSKNCIIS from the exons ATGTCTCTGGAGATGGAGAAGACCATCACCAAGCTGATGTACGACTTCCAGAGAAACTCGACCTCTGATGATGACTCTGGATGTGCACTGGAGGAATATGCCTGGGTTCCACCTGGCCTCAGCCCTGAACAG GTTCATCAATATTATAACTCCTTACCAGAAGAGAAGGTCCCTTATATAAACAGCCCTGGAGAGAAATATCGTATCAAACAACTTCTTCACCAGTTGCCACCACATGACAATGag GTACGTTACTGTAACGCAATGGacgaggaggagaaaagagagctAAAGCTCTTCAGCAACCAACGGAAGAAGGAGAATTTGGGCAGGGGCAACGTCCGTCCTTTCCCCCTCACCATAAATGGGGCCATCTGTGAAAAG TGTGGTGGTCAGATAAACGGAGGGGACATTGTGGTTTTTGCTGTGAGGGCGGGTCATGGAAAATGTTGGCACCCTCATTGCTTTGTCTGCAGCATGTGTGAGGAGCTATTGGTGGATCTCATCTACTTTTACCAGGATGGCAAGATCTACTGTGGCCGGCACCACGCCGAGAGGCTGAAACCCCGCTGCTGTGCCTGTGATGAG ATTATCTTTGCCGATGAATGCACCGAGGCAGAGGGCAGGCACTGGCACATGAAGCACTTCTGCTGCTACGAGTGTGAGACCACCCTCGGCGGCCAGCGCTACATCATGAAGGACGGGCGGCCACACTGCTGCAATTGCTTTGAGTCCCTTTATGCAGAGTACTGTGATGCATGTGGAGAACACATAG GCATTGACCAAGGCCAGATGACATATGATGGGCAGCACTGGCATGCGACTGAGGAATGCTTTTGCTGTGCTCGTTGCAAACGCTCTCTGCTTGGCCGTCCCTTTCTGCCAAAGCAGGGACAAATCTTCTGCTCACGGTCCTGCAGTGCTGGACAG GATCCAGATGAGTCCGACTCCTCAGACTCAGCCTTCCAGAGCGCCCGTTCCCGTGAGTCCCGCCACAGCACCAAGATTGGGAAAAAGGAGCGCAGGAATGCTGAGCAAGAGCGGCGTAGTGCTGAGGCCCGCCAGTCAGCTCCTCCACCCATGCCCGACCGTCTGTCAGCTGAAATTGATCCCTTGTCTGTTCAGATGGACCGTTTAAGCCTCTCTTCTAGCCAGACCCCGAGCAGGACACCTAACCGTACACCCAGCCGTACTCCAAGCCGTGCCCCAAGTCTTAACCAGGTGTGGATGAGCCGGGATGATCCCTACGTCCCTGCTGCTGCTTATGAGGGCCCCCAGCGGGAACCCTCCCCTACCACTACATCTATACATCTGCTGGGTCAGTGTAACCCTAGGCAGGGCTACAATCCCAACGCAAATCCTCATCCTCCAGCCCAGACTCCTGCCAACCCAGGTAAGAGGCCTGACTCCTGGGGGAAGGAACAAGGCAATGCCAAGAGGACCCCTATGGCGGCCCTGAGAGGCCACTCCTTTAATGAAAACTGGATCCACCACAGTCAGGATGAGTTCAGGCCCAACAAGCTACGTACCCAGATGAGTTTCAATGAGATGTCTAGCCAGAACCAGGGTTTCTCTGACAAGAGGAGCATCAGCCTACATGGATTCCAGAGAGATGGCAGGCCCCCGCTGACCAGGAGGAACCCCATCAATGCCATGAGCTTCAATGAGCCTCTCACTCCTCTAGAACAGACTCCTCGTGGATCCATGGACTCCCTCACCATGTCCAATGCCACAG GTAACTCTCTGGACGGGGGCAGTAGGCGTCAGGAGCATTTGTCAAGGTTCTCTATGCCTGACTTGAGTAAGGACtcaggtgtgaatgtgtctgaGAAGAGCAATATGGGAACCCTCAGCTCCTCAGTCCAGTTCCACAGCACAGAGTCACTGTCCTCCTCTCGCCcctacaacaacaacatgtacACTCCACTAAGAGTAGGCTACCCGCTGCAGTACTGGGACGGCCCACAACCACTGGGCTTCGACAGCAAAGGTCGTGTCGGGGTTATGGGCAGCAGTGGGAACCTGCGGATGGCTCCAATGAGCGACAGGATGCCCCGTCGACGTATAAACGGGCAGGAACCCGTAACCCAGCAGCAACAGCCACAACCAAGACGTCGCAAACACCATCGTGGAAACCATGGTAATGGGCAGCACCGCAGTGGCCGCCACCACAAACGCTCTCGCCGTTCTCGCTCTGATAACGCCCTACACTTGGTGGCGGACCGGCCTGCTCAAATGTTGGAGCCACCCTACCGCCGCGTTCAGGAGGATTATGATCGCTTCCCCTCCGGTCATGCTGCCCGGGAGTTGTTTGGTCTGGAGCCAGGCGCCTACAGACAACAGCCCCATCGGCCCTGCCCCCGCACTACTTCTGATCTCACCCTACAGAATGCTGGCTGGCAGCCTGTGGGGCTAGGTGGGCCATGCTGGGGCGATGGGTACATGGAAGCTGCTGACCCCTGGTGCTCCagctgctcctcttcttctgagTCTGAGGGAGATGAGGGTTATTTCCTGGGTGAACCAATCCCTCGGCCCGTGCAGCTGTGCTACATCAACAATGAGGAGCTGCGCCATCGCTACAGCCCCTCTGGGATAGTTGGCCATCATGGACCTCTGCATGGGCCGATTCATGGCCAGCTGCACAACCGCCAGAGAAGGAAGAGCAAAAACTGCATAATTTCATAG
- the LOC128357283 gene encoding periphilin-1: MDQARPQDPQPSKGSMSWHREHSDESADKRPADSSASSTKDEKRPIRRVRSPSRPRAWMSSSSKSKVAGPFYKPRFPRDDHPFYKPGFSSRYHYFKHRSYFNRRDHFHPKLHHLALREREREKERYEQRERDREKERYEPREGAEGSSPPKPNTTTRPFLTRHTPSRDKDMQFTASQSGRNQSRERDHRGTKSKERERSRDGELPSTTSQTAARDRAIQQKRREIDEVYYQECEMFGLVVKMLIAKDPSLEQSIQSSLQENLRDIGKRCVEAMEKFIEEYDSKEVSH, from the exons ATGGATCAAGCACGACCACAGGACCCGCAACCCAGCAAG GGCTCCATGTCGTGGCACAGAGAACACAGTGACGAGTCTGCAGATAAGAGGCCCGCTGACAGCTCTGCATCTTCCACTAAA GATGAGAAGAGGCCAATCAGAAGAGTGCGAAGTCCATCCAGGCCGAGGGCATGGATGTCCAGTTCTTCCAAATCCAAGGTTGCAGGGCCGTTCTACAAGCCTCG TTTTCCAAGAGATGATCATCCATTTTATAAACCTGGCTTCAGCAGCCGTTACCATTACTTCAAACACCGTTCTTACTTCAACCGGAGGGATCATTTCCATCCTAAACTTCACCACCTTGCACTGAGGGAGAGGGAGCGAGAAAAGGAGCGATAtgagcagagggagagggaccGAGAGAAGGAGCGATACGAGCCGAGAGAAGGAGCAGAAGGAAGTTCACCTCCAAAACCAAACACCA CTACCAGACCTTTCTTAACCAGGCACACTCCCAGCAGAGACAAGGACATGCAGTTCACC GCTTCCCAGAGTGGCAGGAACCAAAGCAGGGAGAGAGATCACAGAGGGAccaaaagcaaagaaagagagcgaAGCAGAGATGGGGAGCTCCCTTCAACTACTAGCCAGACAGCGGCACGAGACAGAGCAATCCagcaaaagaggagagagatagatgAG GTGTACTATCAGGAATGTGAAATGTTTGGCCTTGTGGTAAAGATGCTGATTGCAAAGGACCCATCCCTAGAGCAATCCAtccagtcctcactgcaggagAACCTCAGAGACATCGGCAAACGCTGTGTGGAGGCAATGGAGAAATTTATAGAGGAATATGACTCCAAGGAAGTGTCTCACTAA